One window from the genome of Pseudomonas frederiksbergensis encodes:
- the miaA gene encoding tRNA (adenosine(37)-N6)-dimethylallyltransferase MiaA produces the protein MNPLPPAIFLMGPTAAGKTDLAIELTKVLPCELISVDSALVYRGMDIGTAKPSKALLAEFPHRLIDILDPTEAYSAADFRRDALQAMAEITARGKIPLLVGGTMLYYKALVDGLADMPAADPEVRAQIEEEAARLGWQALHEQLAVVDPVSAARIHPNDPQRLSRALEVYRVSGQSMTTLRQRQSAQSTEAAASGLQQLPYTVANLAIAPANRQVLHRRIEQRFTLMLEQGFIDEVVALRERSDLHAGLPSIRAVGYRQVWDYLDGKLTSAEMRERGIIATRQLAKRQFTWLRSWTDLHWLDSLDCDNLPRALKYLGTISILS, from the coding sequence ATGAACCCGTTGCCACCTGCGATTTTCCTCATGGGGCCGACGGCCGCCGGCAAGACCGACCTGGCCATCGAACTGACCAAGGTCCTGCCCTGCGAGTTGATCAGCGTTGACTCGGCACTGGTCTACCGGGGCATGGACATCGGCACCGCCAAGCCGTCGAAAGCCCTGCTGGCCGAATTTCCCCATCGCCTGATCGATATCCTGGACCCGACCGAAGCCTATTCGGCGGCTGATTTCCGGCGCGATGCGCTCCAGGCCATGGCCGAGATCACCGCGCGCGGCAAGATTCCGCTCCTGGTGGGCGGTACCATGCTGTATTACAAGGCCTTGGTGGACGGCTTGGCGGACATGCCGGCGGCCGACCCCGAGGTGCGTGCGCAGATCGAAGAAGAGGCTGCACGCCTTGGCTGGCAAGCACTTCACGAGCAATTGGCGGTGGTCGATCCCGTGTCGGCGGCGCGCATTCACCCCAACGACCCGCAGCGGCTCAGCCGGGCCCTGGAGGTTTACCGGGTCAGCGGCCAGAGCATGACGACCCTGCGGCAGCGACAATCTGCGCAAAGTACTGAAGCAGCCGCTTCGGGACTGCAACAATTGCCCTATACTGTCGCGAATCTGGCCATCGCTCCGGCGAACCGGCAAGTGCTGCATCGGCGGATTGAACAAAGATTCACATTAATGTTGGAACAGGGATTCATAGACGAGGTCGTAGCCCTGCGTGAGCGAAGTGACCTGCATGCCGGGTTGCCGTCTATACGTGCGGTGGGTTATCGACAAGTCTGGGACTACCTGGACGGCAAGCTGACGTCAGCCGAGATGCGCGAGCGTGGAATCATTGCCACGCGCCAATTGGCGAAACGCCAGTTCACCTGGCTGCGCAGCTGGACTGACTTGCATTGGCTTGACAGCCTTGATTGCGACAATCTGCCACGCGCCTTGAAATACCTCGGGACCATCTCCATATTGAGCTGA
- the hfq gene encoding RNA chaperone Hfq, whose protein sequence is MSKGHSLQDPYLNTLRKEKVGVSIYLVNGIKLQGTIESFDQFVILLKNTVSQMVYKHAISTVVPVRPIRLPSATESEGGDAEPGNA, encoded by the coding sequence ATGTCAAAAGGGCATTCGCTACAAGACCCTTACTTGAACACTTTACGTAAAGAGAAAGTTGGGGTGTCCATCTATCTGGTCAACGGGATCAAACTGCAAGGCACGATCGAGTCTTTCGACCAGTTCGTCATCCTGCTGAAGAACACCGTCAGCCAAATGGTCTACAAACACGCTATCTCGACAGTGGTGCCTGTTCGTCCAATTCGTCTGCCTAGCGCAACCGAATCCGAAGGCGGTGACGCTGAGCCGGGTAACGCTTGA